In one Nicotiana sylvestris chromosome 8, ASM39365v2, whole genome shotgun sequence genomic region, the following are encoded:
- the LOC138876437 gene encoding uncharacterized protein has protein sequence MDTLTHHIQGEVPWGMLFADDIVLIDETRGGVDERLEVWRQTLEIYEDVTHRIGAGWMKWRLTSGILCDKKVLRGLKGKFYRAVVRPTILYRPEYWPVKLAHIQKMKVAEMRMLRCMCGHTRLDKIRNEDIRARVGVAPMEDKMRELRLRWFRHVQRRSLDAPVR, from the coding sequence ATGGACACactgacacaccatattcaaggggaggtgccatggggtatgttatttgctgatgatatagttctgattgatgagacacGAGGAGGTGTTgacgagaggctggaggtttggagacagactcttGAGATCtatgaggatgtcacacaccgtataggggcaggttggatgaaatggaggttaacATCTGGCATTTTGTGTGACAAAAAGGTGCTCCGGGGACTTAAAGGCAAGTTTTacagagcggtggttagaccgaccaTATTGTATAGGCCAGAATATTGGCCAGTTAAGCTTGCCCAtattcagaagatgaaagtagcagaaatgagaatGTTGAGATGTATGTGCGGGCACACGAggttggataagattaggaatgaagatattcgagcaAGGGTGGGCGTGGCTCCCATGGAAGACAAAATGCGGGAACTGAGGCTTAGATGGTTCAGGCACGTGCagaggagaagcctagatgccCCGGTTAGGTGA
- the LOC138876438 gene encoding secreted RxLR effector protein 161-like produces MAYALGVTSRYKANPGKEYWKVVKTILNYLRRTKDQFLIYGDSELKLEGYTDASFSSNKDDSKSISGYVFTLNGSAVSWKSSKQATVVDSVNEAEYIAASEAAKEAV; encoded by the coding sequence AtggcttatgcacttggagtgactagccgATATAAAGCAAATCCTGGTAAGGAATATTGGAaggtggtgaagaccattcttaactacttaagaaggactaaagaccaattcctcatctatggcgattctgagttgaaacttgaaggttatactgatgcaagtttctcttcaaATAAAGATGATAGCAAGtctatttctggttatgtattcacTTTAAATGGTAGTGCAGTcagttggaaaagttccaaacaagctacagtagttgattcagtgaatgaagcagaatatatagcagCTAGTGAAGCAGCTAAGGAAGCTGTATGa